Proteins encoded within one genomic window of Alosa alosa isolate M-15738 ecotype Scorff River chromosome 24, AALO_Geno_1.1, whole genome shotgun sequence:
- the slc10a7 gene encoding sodium/bile acid cotransporter 7: MGLLARIRKEWFIIGIVVAIACARLEPSVGVKGGPLHPEITVSYIAVSAIFLNSGLSLKTEELASALLHVRLHLFVQCFTLIFFPLCIWVLVHVLELTSMNQWLLRGLQTVGCMPPPVSSAVILTKAVGGNEAAAIFNSAFGSFLGIVVTPALLLLFLGSSSAVPFSSIFSQLFMTVVVPLLIGQVCVLRWLKEWLERARPPFGAVSSAVLLLIIYSTFCESFSRPNTQIDHISLLLLCFIVFSVQLSFMLLTFVITSRPASGFTPADTVAVIFCATHKSLTLGIPMLKIVFAGDENLSLVSVPLLVYHPAQILLGSVLVPTIRAWMNSRQKALKLTSLQPI, translated from the exons ATGGGTTTGCTTGCGCGGATACGCAAGGAATGGTTTATAATCGGGATTGTTGTGGCAATCGCCTGCGCTAGACTAGAGCCATCCGTCGGGGTGAAAGGAG GTCCTCTTCATCCAGAGATCACAGTGTCTTATATTGCTGTCTCAGCCATCTTTCTGAACAGTGGTCTGTCACTGAAAACAGAG GAGTTAGCGTCAGCTCTGCTACATGTGCGGTTGCACTTGTTTGTTCAGTGCTTCACCCTGATCTTTTTCCCATTATGCATCTGGGTACTGGTCCATGTCCTGGAGCTCACATCAATGAACCAATGGCTGCTGAGAgg GCTGCAGACAGTCGGGTGTATGCCCCCACCAGTATCCTCTGCTGTCATCCTAACCAAAGCTGTTGGAGGAAATGAG GCTGCTGCCATCTTCAACTCTGCCTTTGGTAGTTTCTTG GGCATCGTAGTGACACCTGCACTGCTGCTCCTGTTT CTGGGCTCGTCCTCTGCGGTGCCATTTTCCTCCATCTTCTCCCAGCTCTTCATGACTGTCGTCGTTCCTCTGCTCattgggcaggtgtgt gtgCTGCGCTGGCTGAAGGAGTGGCTGGAGCGGGCCAGGCCTCCGTTTGGCGCTGTGAGCAGCGCTGTGCTCCTGCTCATCATCTACAGCACCTTCTGTGAGAGCTTCAGCCGGCCCAACACACAGATTGACCACATcagcctgctgctgctctgcttcATCG TGTTCTCGGTGCAGCTGAGTTTCATGCTCCTGACGTTTGTCATCACCTCCAG GCCAGCCTCGGGATTCACTCCTGCTGACACTGTGGCCGTTATCTTCTGTGCTACTCACAAATCCCTCACACTGG GTATCCCCATGCTGAAGATAGTGTTTGCGGGAGATGAGAACCTGTCTCTGGTGTCGGTGCCACTGCTGGTCTACCACCCAGCTCAGATCCTGCTAGGCAGCGTGCTGGTGCCCACCATTAGAGCCTGGATGAACAGCCGGCAGAAG GCTTTGAAGCTTACGAGCCTGCAGCCCATCTGA